The Scyliorhinus torazame isolate Kashiwa2021f chromosome 7, sScyTor2.1, whole genome shotgun sequence genome has a window encoding:
- the rnf14 gene encoding E3 ubiquitin-protein ligase RNF14 isoform X1, with protein sequence MSTRDKEEQEDELLALASIYEEDEFKRAESAPGGEISICLELPPNFKVIVHGDEKQNKKDLIEYVVSFLPPLVLNFELPPDYPSGSAPKYTLSCKWLFQAQLSVLCVHLDRIWKDNGNCVVLFSWMQFLKEETLSFLLIKSPLEIQGNSEKKSDGTYSNNKDKEFGSRNKPKNLKEFPLDPRAIQDVESWACVLREILDFDQNQQQKVFNSKMFTCSVCFYEKLGIDCMHFKECKHVYCKACLKEYFEIQIRDGNVQCLNCPEPKCTSIATPAQVKELVREETFARYDRLLLQSTLDLMTDVVYCPRTVCKSVVMLEPGNTMGFCPGCRYAFCALCEMAYHGISPCRLRAEKLSALRDEYLKADESGRQRLEKSYGRRVLQKAVEELCSQEWLDKNSKPCPRCGTNIQKVNGCNKMTCTGCKQYFCWLCIRPLSKVNPYSHFSDSSSPCFNELFQGIEFEAEEDFLSDEDDDGIV encoded by the exons ATGTCCACTCGGGATAAAGAAGAGCAGGAGGATGAGCTGCTGGCTCTTGCTAGTATTTATGAGGAGGATGAATTTAAACGTGCAGAATCTGCTCCAGGCGGAGAAATAAGCATTTGTTTGGAGTTGCCACCAAACTTCAAAGTAATTGTTCATG GTGATGAAAAGCAGAATAAAAAGGATCTGATTGAATACGTAGTTTCTTTCCTGCCTCCTCTTGTGTTGAACTTCGAACTTCCACCAGATTATCCATCGGGTTCAGCTCCTAAATATACCCTGAGCTGCAAGTGGCTATTCCAAGCTCAG CTCTCTGTACTTTGTGTTCACCTGGATAGAATTTGGAAAGACAATGGCAATTGTGTAGTGCTGTTTTCATGGATGCAATTCTTAAAAGAAGAGACTCTCTCCTTTTTACTAATCAAGTCTCCGTTAGAAATCCAAGGAAACAGTGAAAAGAAATCTGATGGCACTTATTCTAATAATAAGGACAAAGAATTTGGATCACGGAACAAACCAAAGAACTTGAAAGAATTTCCTCTTGACCCAAGAGCTATCCAGGATGTGGAGTCTTGGGCTTGTGTTTTGCGTGAAATTTTGGACTTTGATCAGAATCAGCAACAGAAAGTCTTTAATAGCAAGATGTTCACCTGTAGTGTATGCTTTTATGAAAAACTGGGCATTGACTGCATGCACTTCAAGGAGTGTAAACATGTGTATTGCAAGGCTTGTTTGAAAGAATATTTTGAGATACAGATCCGcgatgggaatgttcagtgccttaACTGTCCTGAGCCAAAGTGTACTTCTATTGCCACACCAGCTCAA GTCAAAGAACTGGTCAGGGAGGAGACATTTGCACGATATGACCGCCTTCTCCTTCAGTCTACTTTGGACCTAATGACAGATGTAGTGTATTGTCCTCGCACTGTTTGTAAATCGGTGGTGATGCTTGAGCCTGGAAACACCATGGGCTTCTGTCCAGGATGTCGTTATGCTTTTTGTGCATTATGTGAAATGGCTTATCATGGAATATCCCCATGTAGATTAAGAGCAG AGAAACTTTCTGCGCTGCGCGATGAGTATTTGAAGGCCGATGAATCTGGCAGACAGCGTTTGGAGAAGTCTTATGGGCGCCGAGTGCTTCAGAAAGCAGTGGAGGAGCTCTGCAGCCAGGAATGGCTTGATAAGAACTCGAAGCCATGTCCCCGCTGTGGCACAAACATACAG AAGGTGAATGGATGCAATAAGATGACTTGCACTGGCTGTAAACAGTACTTTTGTTGGCTTTGCATACGGCCACTTTCGAAAGTAAATCCATACAGTCACTTCAGCGATTCCTCATCGCCCTGCTTCAATGA GCTTTTCCAAGGTATTGAATTTGAAGCAGAAGAGGATTTCTTGAGTGATGAAGATGACGATGGAATTGTTTAA
- the rnf14 gene encoding E3 ubiquitin-protein ligase RNF14 isoform X3 yields MQFLKEETLSFLLIKSPLEIQGNSEKKSDGTYSNNKDKEFGSRNKPKNLKEFPLDPRAIQDVESWACVLREILDFDQNQQQKVFNSKMFTCSVCFYEKLGIDCMHFKECKHVYCKACLKEYFEIQIRDGNVQCLNCPEPKCTSIATPAQVKELVREETFARYDRLLLQSTLDLMTDVVYCPRTVCKSVVMLEPGNTMGFCPGCRYAFCALCEMAYHGISPCRLRAEKLSALRDEYLKADESGRQRLEKSYGRRVLQKAVEELCSQEWLDKNSKPCPRCGTNIQKVNGCNKMTCTGCKQYFCWLCIRPLSKVNPYSHFSDSSSPCFNELFQGIEFEAEEDFLSDEDDDGIV; encoded by the exons ATGCAATTCTTAAAAGAAGAGACTCTCTCCTTTTTACTAATCAAGTCTCCGTTAGAAATCCAAGGAAACAGTGAAAAGAAATCTGATGGCACTTATTCTAATAATAAGGACAAAGAATTTGGATCACGGAACAAACCAAAGAACTTGAAAGAATTTCCTCTTGACCCAAGAGCTATCCAGGATGTGGAGTCTTGGGCTTGTGTTTTGCGTGAAATTTTGGACTTTGATCAGAATCAGCAACAGAAAGTCTTTAATAGCAAGATGTTCACCTGTAGTGTATGCTTTTATGAAAAACTGGGCATTGACTGCATGCACTTCAAGGAGTGTAAACATGTGTATTGCAAGGCTTGTTTGAAAGAATATTTTGAGATACAGATCCGcgatgggaatgttcagtgccttaACTGTCCTGAGCCAAAGTGTACTTCTATTGCCACACCAGCTCAA GTCAAAGAACTGGTCAGGGAGGAGACATTTGCACGATATGACCGCCTTCTCCTTCAGTCTACTTTGGACCTAATGACAGATGTAGTGTATTGTCCTCGCACTGTTTGTAAATCGGTGGTGATGCTTGAGCCTGGAAACACCATGGGCTTCTGTCCAGGATGTCGTTATGCTTTTTGTGCATTATGTGAAATGGCTTATCATGGAATATCCCCATGTAGATTAAGAGCAG AGAAACTTTCTGCGCTGCGCGATGAGTATTTGAAGGCCGATGAATCTGGCAGACAGCGTTTGGAGAAGTCTTATGGGCGCCGAGTGCTTCAGAAAGCAGTGGAGGAGCTCTGCAGCCAGGAATGGCTTGATAAGAACTCGAAGCCATGTCCCCGCTGTGGCACAAACATACAG AAGGTGAATGGATGCAATAAGATGACTTGCACTGGCTGTAAACAGTACTTTTGTTGGCTTTGCATACGGCCACTTTCGAAAGTAAATCCATACAGTCACTTCAGCGATTCCTCATCGCCCTGCTTCAATGA GCTTTTCCAAGGTATTGAATTTGAAGCAGAAGAGGATTTCTTGAGTGATGAAGATGACGATGGAATTGTTTAA
- the rnf14 gene encoding E3 ubiquitin-protein ligase RNF14 isoform X2, giving the protein MLSVLCVHLDRIWKDNGNCVVLFSWMQFLKEETLSFLLIKSPLEIQGNSEKKSDGTYSNNKDKEFGSRNKPKNLKEFPLDPRAIQDVESWACVLREILDFDQNQQQKVFNSKMFTCSVCFYEKLGIDCMHFKECKHVYCKACLKEYFEIQIRDGNVQCLNCPEPKCTSIATPAQVKELVREETFARYDRLLLQSTLDLMTDVVYCPRTVCKSVVMLEPGNTMGFCPGCRYAFCALCEMAYHGISPCRLRAEKLSALRDEYLKADESGRQRLEKSYGRRVLQKAVEELCSQEWLDKNSKPCPRCGTNIQKVNGCNKMTCTGCKQYFCWLCIRPLSKVNPYSHFSDSSSPCFNELFQGIEFEAEEDFLSDEDDDGIV; this is encoded by the exons ATG CTCTCTGTACTTTGTGTTCACCTGGATAGAATTTGGAAAGACAATGGCAATTGTGTAGTGCTGTTTTCATGGATGCAATTCTTAAAAGAAGAGACTCTCTCCTTTTTACTAATCAAGTCTCCGTTAGAAATCCAAGGAAACAGTGAAAAGAAATCTGATGGCACTTATTCTAATAATAAGGACAAAGAATTTGGATCACGGAACAAACCAAAGAACTTGAAAGAATTTCCTCTTGACCCAAGAGCTATCCAGGATGTGGAGTCTTGGGCTTGTGTTTTGCGTGAAATTTTGGACTTTGATCAGAATCAGCAACAGAAAGTCTTTAATAGCAAGATGTTCACCTGTAGTGTATGCTTTTATGAAAAACTGGGCATTGACTGCATGCACTTCAAGGAGTGTAAACATGTGTATTGCAAGGCTTGTTTGAAAGAATATTTTGAGATACAGATCCGcgatgggaatgttcagtgccttaACTGTCCTGAGCCAAAGTGTACTTCTATTGCCACACCAGCTCAA GTCAAAGAACTGGTCAGGGAGGAGACATTTGCACGATATGACCGCCTTCTCCTTCAGTCTACTTTGGACCTAATGACAGATGTAGTGTATTGTCCTCGCACTGTTTGTAAATCGGTGGTGATGCTTGAGCCTGGAAACACCATGGGCTTCTGTCCAGGATGTCGTTATGCTTTTTGTGCATTATGTGAAATGGCTTATCATGGAATATCCCCATGTAGATTAAGAGCAG AGAAACTTTCTGCGCTGCGCGATGAGTATTTGAAGGCCGATGAATCTGGCAGACAGCGTTTGGAGAAGTCTTATGGGCGCCGAGTGCTTCAGAAAGCAGTGGAGGAGCTCTGCAGCCAGGAATGGCTTGATAAGAACTCGAAGCCATGTCCCCGCTGTGGCACAAACATACAG AAGGTGAATGGATGCAATAAGATGACTTGCACTGGCTGTAAACAGTACTTTTGTTGGCTTTGCATACGGCCACTTTCGAAAGTAAATCCATACAGTCACTTCAGCGATTCCTCATCGCCCTGCTTCAATGA GCTTTTCCAAGGTATTGAATTTGAAGCAGAAGAGGATTTCTTGAGTGATGAAGATGACGATGGAATTGTTTAA